A genomic segment from Corvus hawaiiensis isolate bCorHaw1 chromosome 37, bCorHaw1.pri.cur, whole genome shotgun sequence encodes:
- the NOP10 gene encoding H/ACA ribonucleoprotein complex subunit 3 — MFLQCYNNERGERVYTLRKVSPDGVPTRSAHPARFSPDDKFSRHRLALKRRFGVLLTQRGRALL; from the exons ATGTTCCTGCAGTGCTACAACAACGAGCGCGGGGAGCGCGTCTACACCCTGCGG AAGGTGTCTCCGGACGGGGTCCCCACACGCTCGGCTCACCCCGCCCGCTTCTCCCCCGATGATAAATTCTCCCGGCACCGCCTGGCCCTGAAGCGGCGCTTCGGGGTCCTGCTCacgcagcggggccgggccctgctCTGA